A segment of the Leptolyngbya sp. NIES-3755 genome:
GCTTCACCTGTTCGAGCCGCTGCCAGCGCACCTTTGACTAAACCGCCCACGCCTTCTCCCATTCCGGTTGAGCTTTCCATCTCAATTCGACCTTTGCTGAATTGCAGCGCTCCCGGTTCTGTCCGAATTCCATCTTTTTCTAATCGAATTCGTAACTGCCGCAGCCTCACACCCGCTTTGTCGAGTGTATGTAACTGTTCTGCGATCGCGATTGTCTCACTGCCTGATAATGCCTTGTATTGCAACAGTTCAAAAGTCGTTCCGCCACGAGTGACGCTGTGAATGACTTCAAAGGGCAATTTATTTTCAGCTTCATTCATGAATTCTCACCTCAGAATTTGCAATTTAGCCCAAGAGTGCCCTGATTCTAGCTCCGTTAATGGAAGTGTTGGCGACTTCTGAAACTAGAGGGAGTGTTTCGATTCATTAGTTTTCGCGATCGCTTGTTCAATCTGCCCATAAACCCATGAACCACAATTTAAGCAGGCGGGAATACTAATCAACATCTAGTCATCTAGGAGAAATCTACATGCAAGCTCAAGAAAAAGTTCGTTTAAGTATGCAAGTTGCGTTTAGCAGCATTATTCTTTGTTTCTGTCTGTTTAAGCTGTCGAATCCGAATGATAGCCAATCGAGTGCTTTGTATTGGGGTGGAGTGACGAGCGTTCTGGCTTGGTGGATGCCTTCACCGGGTGGCAGTAGCTCCTCGCGTAATTCTGCTTCGGTTAGAGCAGATGAAGTCAATGCGGTTCACATCGAGAAAATTGAATCTGTTCCGCAAATGGAATCGGTTCCGCAGATGAACGGGTCACACAATTAGCTGATCGATCATTCGATTCGCTTGTGATTCGTAACTGCCACCGAACAAATTA
Coding sequences within it:
- a CDS encoding hypothetical protein (similar to AA sequence:cyanobase_aa:Npun_F4033) is translated as MQAQEKVRLSMQVAFSSIILCFCLFKLSNPNDSQSSALYWGGVTSVLAWWMPSPGGSSSSRNSASVRADEVNAVHIEKIESVPQMESVPQMNGSHN